The Lathyrus oleraceus cultivar Zhongwan6 chromosome 5, CAAS_Psat_ZW6_1.0, whole genome shotgun sequence genome includes the window ATAAGTAAGTTTTAGACATAGTGAAATTTTGAGTTTCTAATATGATGTTATTCTCCACGCAGTCGAATGAGACATAAGCAGATAAAATCAAACAGTTATTTTGGAACACGTGGAAGTCTGTCGATAACAAAGATTACATAGAAACGAACACGTGAAACTTATTTTGTTTACCAAATTTCACATTAAATAGTAATAAGATGAAATAGAAGAATAACATTTTTTGAGGGTGCATATTTCTTCTTGAATATCGGAGATTCTGAACACGTCACCATGATAGAACCGATATTTCAGGTCTTTCCATATGCTTGATGTGACTTCCATCCACAAGATGATCTGAGAAATTCCATAACAAAATTGTTTAACCACGACATGGTCATCGTGTTGCATTAATCCCATACAATGGAATCATGATCTTCAATCGGTGGTCTTGGTAAAGTGCCATTGATGAAGTGCAGTTTTCTCTTGGATCTTAGAGCCGTGGTCATGGACTTTGACCAAAAATGATAAATTTTTGCATTCAATAGTGGAATAACTAACATCAGTGCATGATTTTCGTTGGGATGCATGAAATAAGGATCAAGAGTATCATTTTGATACCCCTTGTTGAGATTTGAAGCAGGAGCATGGCCACTATGGGTGTTCAAAGGACTTTTAACTGACATTGTTGAAGTAGAAAACGAGAAAGAAAGAATGATCAATGGAGAAAGATGAAAAATAAATTGAGATTTGTGAAACATACACGATTATGCCGCAACAACAGTGATGATGAAGCCACATGTCGATGATACCATGTGAAAGTTAAACTAAAACACCATTTAACATGATAAACAACTAACATTGCATTGATAGAAGGAAGAATTACACAAATCTATTTTATGATGCTTAGCTATTTACTATATATGGTAAAGGTAGTTAACTAAGTATGATAAATAACTTCTAACAATATCTTAACTTCCTAACCGAAAGTGGTGTTAGGATATATACAACATAGTTCAACTTGATAGGTTCATCCTGAGTGAAATTAACTTGTTGAATAAATTACTTCACTAGTCAGAATCGTATATATAGGTAATCTATAGTGAAATATACTTGTCAGACAAATTAACTTGTTGAAATTAAAGAATGCTTTGTTATAAGtcaaataaaagaaaaagaagaatgCTCTTTTTATATTAACTGTCAATTACATAGGGGAAGATAGGGAGTAAAAAAGAAAGAAATGTTAATCATTTAAAAAATGAATTTATTTATAACTAAGCAGGATcgtatatataaaaaaaatgaatcaaaaaaaaaaaaaaaaaaaaaaaaaagtggAAGAAGAACAAGCCTGTATCTAGTTGTAAAAAATAAACAATTGTTTAAGCTAGCTATCTACATGAATCAGGATCAATTTACAAATTTGAATTTCAGGCATATCTACGCCAGTGACTTGTATTCCCACCACGCAGCAAGAACAACACATACGGAAGATTGTCATGATTCCCTTCAACATTACCTTGTCGATGATTCCGATGCTCACGATGTTTCGACACAACATGTTCCGGTAAAACCTGTTCCCTACATAATGGACATGTAGCCAAATAATCTTGCAACCACTTATCCAAACAATCTTTATGAAACGCGTGTTTGCATTTCAACCTTCTCACTTTCTCTCCTTCTTCGAAATCGCATAAGCACACACTACAATCCATGTTTAATAATAACAATGGTTTCTTATTCCACTTTTTCGTGTAGCGAATTGTTGGATTCTTTTCTTCGATGAATTTAAGGTATCGCCGAGTCGTGATTGGTTGTGTCTCCGGTGAT containing:
- the LOC127082847 gene encoding brassinosteroid-responsive RING protein 1, with the translated sequence MKIDISKFFNKLCNKIAILLLYILVEFIILIWKLTSPETQPITTRRYLKFIEEKNPTIRYTKKWNKKPLLLLNMDCSVCLCDFEEGEKVRRLKCKHAFHKDCLDKWLQDYLATCPLCREQVLPEHVVSKHREHRNHRQGNVEGNHDNLPYVLFLLRGGNTSHWRRYA